Proteins encoded within one genomic window of Platichthys flesus chromosome 13, fPlaFle2.1, whole genome shotgun sequence:
- the LOC133967771 gene encoding immunoglobulin superfamily member 3-like — protein sequence MRCRRASLLVCLTLLLHSGEAKVLTESQPGPLYRVLGTPLSISCNVSGLADDNTRKEFEFRVTKPKNPSFQINIISTSDESFAYAVYSQRVARKEITLKHVSPNSVLFEIQSLQKGDEGDFECAVINPVQLAYDGTYNAKTIVKVIDDSLSVSLPVSTSLSHNEGDALTLTCQASSNTIQHTHLSLAWHLQKDGEQDALPIISLDRDFTLIPGPTFEGRYHEGLIRLDKMGEATYRLHMAKLEPSDQGTIYCRAQEWIQDPDRSWYTIRQKDAESTTLHVKAREVVPDTSSLVVRISIQQATLQEGQELSLSCNVDALNLEKRFLSVAWLRGSAEVARIEPTGILSVGPEYSGREKRGELRAARIGDTEYRLRLKPVRTEDQGEYFCRARPQDRGQDGVFTAGEAQTSSPQLVSISASESGLSVEMQHNVSVDEGDKLNLTCKVDGVEGQLSVTWERKSTSTFENIISLSPEGVTEIEGESAGRGVRAARPATDTFTLELDEVTPEDSGIYQCSVSEWKTNSKIHSQSTTSTVTVRPTESSVKLISRKSRVTVGENVELMCRVQGPRVPTTLIWSLQHDDSTIQNILTLNWNGDISWSGDQHVYQLRVENKPKGVTHSLLINGASPREAGKYQCHASAFIQNVHKKPLPSNPVGVMVEYPESKLSLTSPPTLTGNINSDIEINCSVISEPFASSQYAVTWRHQQLGENKIIVSSDREALITFGTQVELSDRQRISMRRSKGPSFELTIRQARTSDTGSYICEVTEWLQEPRGNWYQLPPKSRITELNLTEPANDLRLEVVGQQQLIAGEGEEVELKCNILSGAFSPSVFYKVAWIYTGQSSPKTKVSLVELDHMGLLRYPESEALRDLQGRLRLARPTQSSFHLRIQTAHEGDSGTFHCQVEQYQLDREGHWQQKASESAGPVSLTVNVAEKNLSVVKDERELNVSRSGDFAIPCHVTDQSSGESEFQVTWFWQKETGIQKQPIFVAYRNATLQDMLVEGHQLRFGHPALNQFSLTVSKPAPENSGLYFCEVEEWLPSLSRGWRKVAVETSGHLTVNVFTEGEVAFVPQCKSATWIGILVVLVVCSLLVISLLVLKIRRTTASGGKKSGESLWVEDHPLNTKLSAEG from the exons ATGAGGTGTCGCAGGGCCAGTCTGCTGGTCTGTCTGACTTTACTCCTGCACAGTG GAGAGGCCAAAGTACTCACTGAATCACAGCCTGGGCCCCTGTATCGCGTGTTGGGCACGCCGCTCTCCATCTCCTGCAATGTGAGCGGCCTTGCAGACGACAACACTCGAAAGGAATTCGAGTTCCGTGTCACGAAGCCCAAAAATCCATCGTTCCAGATCAACATCATCAGTACTTCTGATGAAAGCTTTGCGTATGCCGTTTACAGCCAACGCGTGGCAAGAAAGGAGATCACTCTGAAACATGTGTCGCCGAACTCCGTCCTCTTTGAGATCCAGAGCCTGCAGAAAGGTGATGAAGGGGACTTTGAGTGCGCTGTGATCAACCCAGTTCAACTTGCTTACGATGGAACCTACAATGCGAAGACAATAGTTAAAG TGATTGACGACTCCTTAAGTGTGTCATTACCTGTCTCCACATCACTGAGCCATAATGAGGGTGATGCTCTCACTCTAACGTGCCAAGCCTCCAGCAACACCATCCAGCACACCCATCTGTCTTTAGCCTGGCATCTCCAAAAAGACGGCGAGCAGGACGCTCTGCCGATCATTTCCCTGGACAGGGATTTCACCCTGATTCCTGGCCCGACATTTGAAGGGCGTTATCATGAGGGACTCATAAGGTTAGATAAAATGGGAGAGGCCACATATAGGCTACATATGGCAAAGCTGGAGCCGTCAGACCAAGGCACAATCTACTGCCGGGCTCAGGAGTGGATCCAAGATCCTGACCGCTCCTGGTACACTATCAGACAGAAGGATGCAGAGAGCACTACCCTACATGTCAAAGCCAGAG AGGTGGTGCCAGACACGTCGTCTCTGGTGGTGAGAATCTCCATCCAGCAGGCAACTCTGCAGGAGGGCCAGGAGCTGTCGCTCTCCTGCAACGTAGACGCTCTCAATCTGGAGAAAAGGTTTCTTTCTGTAGCCTGGCTCCGGGGAAGTGCTGAGGTGGCGCGCATCGAACCTACAGGCATTCTGTCTGTGGGGCCCGAGTATAgtggcagagagaaaagaggcgaGCTCAGGGCCGCCCGGATCGGGGACACAGAGTACCGTCTCAGACTGAAGCCTGTCAGAACTGAGGACCAGGGAGAATATTTCTGTCGGGCACGGCCTCAGGACAGAGGCCAGGATGGGGTCTTTACAGCCGGAGAAGCTCAGACTTCTAGTCCCCAGCTGGTCAGCATCTCCGCATCAG AAAGTGGGCTCTCAGTTGAAATGCAACACAACGTGAGTGTTGACGAAGGTGACAAGCTGAATCTCACCTGCAAAGTGGACGGGGTTGAAGGTCAACTCTCTGTCACATGGGAACGTAAGTCCACGTCGACGTTTGAAAACATCATCAGTCTAAGTCCGGAGGGTGTCACGGAGATAGAGGGGGAGTCAGCGGGTCGCGGAGTGAGGGCAGCGCGCCCAGCGACCGACACCTTCACTTTGGAGCTGGATGAGGTCACGCCCGAGGATTCAGGCATCTACCAGTGCTCTGTGTCTGaatggaaaacaaacagcaagATCCACAGCCAGTCAACAACTAGCACTGTGACAGTTAGGCCCACAG AGTCGTCTGTGAAACTGATCAGTCGCAAATCCAGGGTGACTGTTGGAGAAAATGTGGAGTTGATGTGCCGGGTCCAAGGGCCACGCGTGCCAACAACTTTGATATGGAGCCTGCAGCACGACGACTCGACCATTCAAAACATCCTTACGCTGAACTGGAATGGTGATATCAGCTGGTCTGGAGACCAGCACGTCTACCAGTTGAGAGTAGAGAACAAACCCAAGGGGGTCACTCACTCACTGCTTATCAATGGTGCCAGCCCCAGAGAGGCAGGGAAGTACCAGTGCCATGCGTCTGCCTTCATCCAAAATGTTCACAAGAAACCGCTTCCATCCAACCCAGTGGGTGTGATGGTGGAGTACCCAG AGAGCAAACTCAGTCTGACCTCCCCTCCCACTTTGACGGGAAATATCAACAGTGACATAGAAATAAACTGCTCAGTTATCTCAGAGCCCTTCGCATCCTCTCAATACGCCGTTACCTGGCGGCACCAGCAACTGGGAGAAAATAAGATTATCGTAAGCTCAGACCGGGAAGCCCTCATAACATTTGGGACCCAGGTGGAGCTGAGCGACAGACAGCGAATCAGCATGAGGCGCAGCAAGGGTCCAAGTTTTGAGTTGACTATTCGGCAAGCTCGGACCTCGGATACTGGCTCGTACATATGCGAGGTGACGGAGTGGCTACAAGAACCTCGTGGTAACTGGTACCAGCTCCCGCCTAAGTCCCGAATCACTGAGCTAAATCTTACTGAGCCTG CCAACGATCTTCGGTTGGAAGTGGTTGGGCAGCAGCAGTTGAttgcaggagagggagaggaggtggaacTCAAGTGTAACATCCTCTCCGGTGCATTCAGTCCTTCTGTCTTTTACAAAGTGGCCTGGATCTACACTGGACAGAGTTCCCCCAAGACAAAAGTCTCCTTAGTAGAGCTCGATCACATGGGTTTGCTGCGGTACCCTGAGAGCGAGGCGCTCAGAGATCTGCAGGGGCGGCTTCGCCTCGCCCGACCCACACAGAGCAGCTTCCACCTCAGAATTCAGACGGCCCATGAGGGGGATAGTGGGACGTTCCATTGCCAGGTGGAGCAATACCAGCTGGATCGTGAAGGTCACTGGCAGCAGAAGGCCTCAGAGAGCGCTGGTCCTGTTTCGCTGACTGTGAATGTTGCTG aaaaaaacCTGTCCGTTGTAAAGGATGAGCGGGAGCTAAATGTGAGCAGATCCGGGGACTTCGCCATCCCCTGCCACGTCACTGACCAGTCCAGCGGTGAATCTGAGTTCCAGGTCACATGGTTTTGGCAGAAGGAAACAGGAATTCAAAAACAGCCCATATTCGTAGCTTATCGAAATGCCACCCTACAAGACATGTTAGTTGAGGGTCATCAGCTAAGATTTGGCCACCCTGCACTCAACCAGTTCAGCCTAACGGTCTCGAAGCCAGCTCCTGAAAACAGCGGCCTGTATTTCTGCGAGGTAGAGGAGTGGCTGCCCTCTCTGTCTCGTGGATGGAGGAAGGTCGCGGTGGAAACGTCTGGACACTTGACAGTTAATGTCTTTACAGAAG GAGAAGTGGCGTTCGTGCCACAATGCAAGTCGGCTACCTGGATAGGGATTCTGGTAGTGCTTGTCGTATGCTCGCTGTTGGTGATATCCCTGCTGGTGCTGAAGATACGCCGGACCACCGCCTCAGGAGGAAAGAAGTCAGGCGAATCTCTTTGGGTAGAGGATCACCCGCTGAATACCAAACTCAGTGCAGAGGGTTGA